The Betta splendens chromosome 2, fBetSpl5.4, whole genome shotgun sequence nucleotide sequence ACGCCACGGAAGCACATTTAGAGTGAGTGGGACACACAGTGATTGTCACACAATAGTAGGAGCAGAAGGTGTGTGACTGGCTgtcaataaaagcaccaataagatataaataaatattgataaACCAATAAATGAGCTGGGATTGATCTGGATTGTTAGTTCAGACCAGATATTCGTTACTCTCATCTGTTCACCCCAGGTCTTTGACTTATTAGCTTAACAAACATGGGTTAATGTCACTGTCTGCTAAGCTAATGACATATGTTTATAATATTTGTTATGCAGCATCCAGCCTCAGATGCTTTAGGATGCAGGGTTTGATGAGCAGCAACGGGTGACGGCCTGTGGTTCATTCAAATTAACACCACCTGTTAAACACCAGCAGAGTCTGACCACAGAGTCTCTTCATGACATCAACCCTCCCGCTGTGGTCTACAGTACTACTGTATGTGGCGCCTCCTGCTGGCCACTCAGTTATATTGGTGCTTGCAGGGAGCTGAAGACTAAAATAGAGAAGGAGGACACCAAGCGTGAGCTGCTGGGCTCTCAGAGTAACCTGAGCAGCTCGCTGTGCATCCGCTGCCTGCAGCCCTTCAAGTTCCTGGTCAACAGCAAGCGCCAGTGTCTGGACTGCCACATGCACGTCTGCAAGTCCTGCAGCCGCTACAACAAGAAGGAGCACGGCTGGGTGTGTGACAACTGCCGCATGACCAGGTGAGGGCTGGACCAGCCGGTGCATGGGGTGGAGGGCAGAGGTCAAAGCagcacgcgcacaaacacgtgTGTTTGCAGGGTCCTGAAGATCGGGACCGTGGGCTGGTACCACGACAACATCAGGAACCGCTTCAAGCGCTTCGGCAGCGCCAAGGTCATGAGGTCGCTGTACAAGCGTCTGAACGGAGACAGTGGGACaggtagcacacacacacacacacacacacacacacgcacacgtgcacacacaccacctcactACAGTACAAACCTGTCTTTATCCTGCAGGAGGTCGAGACGATGACACGCAGAGTATGCCCGACGTCCGCGGCCGTGAGTCACAGTTACACTCTCACCTCCACACATAGCATCTGCTAATATAATGATAATGACGTGTGTGACCACAGACCCGTACAAcggcctggaggaggagcacggAGAGCTGGAGGCGCAGCGCTACAAAGTGGTAAAGTCACGCATCAAACCTACAGTGAGTCAAAGTGAGACGGGATCGAAACGTCTGGGTTGTTTCTGAGCAGATGCGAAAGGGGAAGCGCCTGCTGTCGGTTCATCCCATGGACTTTGACTCGGAGGATTATCTACCTCACTCACGACGAGCCTCTGTACAGGTGAGTTTAGACATCACTGGTGAATGAACCTGAGATAAGCCATGATGAACAGCTTAGATGTGACCTTTGGTTTTGTGTAGCATGGTTCACCAAGCGTTAATGTACGATTAGTTGAGCCGCGGCGTCAGTAGCGTCACCCGTAGGATAGATAAGGATTcccagtcatccaggtgagatCGATCTTCAGGGTAGAATCGTTTCTCCATCGgttcagcagcgtctgcaggctGAGGATGGATCATTTGTCCTCCAGGTAggtttcacttcacacctggACCTGATGCTGAACCTGAGGGTACAGCATGGTTCTTCTGGATGGGTTTCTGGTGGGTTTAGACCAGTATGTGGTGGTGACCCACACTGCTTTAGCACCAGCCACATAGGCAATCTCTGAGGCTGGACCATCCGTTTGATCATGCTAACATCCTGTTTCAAACATAAATAGATAATCTGTTGTGATCTCCTGTGTAAAATGCAGCATATGCAGGAGGATCGATATTACAGGAATGATGGGGACCTCGACATGTACAACCACCGAATGAGCCGCAGGAAAAGCCTGGACCGCTACGGAGTGAGAGCTGGTTGGTAACACGCAGCACCCACCAGCAGAGCATCACTGTCAGCAAAGCACTTCCTGGGAGATGGGGAAGAATCTTTGTAATCACTAAATCTTTTCGTCATGTTCTGGTGTTTAATCTACTGTTCTGACTTCTAACTCAGACGACTACGGGGACAGCAGGATGGTCCGGACCCGCTCCCTGTCTAAGATCAGCTCGTCTGTGGCCCGGCAGCAGTACGTGGACACGTCGGACGAGGAGGACAACCTGAGATACGCCCCCATGTACCAACAGCCCCCCCACCGCCGCAAGAACAGCAGAGCCTCGTCCCACGAGAACCTGGGACAAGCCCCGCCTGTAAACACATCCACTCAAACGGGTTCACTTTTAGAGTTACTGGAACAAATGGGTGCTCCAAACCCGATGCATTTAAAGTGCAGAAACTGGAAATGTTCATCTGCGTCGAAAAAAATGTCATATTTTGCtcgtgtgtatgtttgtgttcagaTAAACGAGCTGAACAAACGCATGTCTGCCATCGAGAGTCTGCTGAACCgcctggaggagaagatcaCGCCTGCTGAGCTGGTGAGCCCCCGTTCCTCTGTGAGACCggctcatcttttattttgaagggctCTCTGAAACGTCCCATCCGGTGCAGGGATCCTCTCAGTCCTGTcagaatgaggaggagaagctgaggcgCAAGCTGAGCGAGCTGGCGGGAAACCTGAGCGACAAAGGCCTGTCCTCAGACGACGAGGCCGGGAGGAAGCCCTTTGCTCTGGGTAAAGGTCAGGCCAGCATCAAGAGCGGATCAGCTGCTGCCCTGGACTCAGTGAAGGACAAAGAACTCAGCTCGTCGAGTGATGAGATGCCCACCAAGGCTCAGAAGGTGAGAGAGCCAAACAGAACCTTAGCTGTGACTCACACTGGAGTCACAGAAAGGCAAGCTACTTCtgattgtgtgtaaatgttccGGGTCCCATCTGGGCTGGATGCAGTCATTTAGCTCAGCCACACATTAGACTCAGGTTGAGTCTGAGAAGACGTTAAACCCTGGCGAGAAGCCGAGAGAAGGAGCCTAAATAGtgaataaaggcagacgtcaaCAATCTCATCTAGGTTTGAGTTTATTCAAAGTGTGACGCTCGCTGCGACCGGAGCAGGACCGACAAATCTAACACTGCCCCGTCACACTAAGGCATCAAATACAGAAGATATatcacacaacaaacacagtggaTGTGAAGAGCGTGACCATGACCAGGCTTCTGTTTAAACCCAGCTGCTGTTTATGTCTAAACGAGAGAATATGGAACAGGactcatcaacacacacaccaggtctCACACACTCCTCTCACATTCTATCAAGGGCTGATAGCAGCATGTTTCCACCTCTGGgatatttttccctttttttcttggtttgatttgtttgttttgttggttcGTGATAACACTCTGCTTATCAACGTGTTCTGTGTTCATTTCTCTTTGGGAAGCAGAAACATAAACTCTGTCCGAATCTTTTTTTGATAGAACCTGTCAGAAGTGAAGGTCTTCGTGAAACTGTTTTGAGGCTGGGTCCACAAACACTATCCACTCATGGATCATATGATCAAAGAccacagcacaaacatgtgGGGAAGAGCAGGTTGTTTAGTGGATGTGAGGCAGATTAACAGAGAATGCTCTCCTGCTACCGTCGTCATCACGTACAGTATCACTCAGTTCAGTGGGTTTAAGCTCAGTGTGAGGCAGAAGAACAGAGCAGGATGTGTTGACGCTGCTAACGTCTGTCCCTCTACATGGCTTTCAGAGATCCACCGCTGCTGCCCTCTGTGACCTCACCACTGAGGTCCTGAGAACCATTAATGCCACAGAACACGCAATGGTCGAGTACGGCCTCCCACAGCCGGTTGACAGGCCCCACTTAGTAGGGACTGATGTAAAGCAAGCAGACGGTGCTTTCAGGGAACTTGAGGAAAATGTAAGCTTCACCATTTCTCTTTGTTTGAAGCCCTCCCCCTGCTGTGTCTCCAGTCTGTTAAACACAGGGCTGGGTATCTGTAGGAGGGTCAGTTAGGCCTGACAGATAGTACCTCAGCTACTTCAGTGGTCCCAGATACTGGTTCCACAGTGGGCGAGTAAAGACAATACAAAACCTAAAAAATACAGTTTAGTACAAAAGTCGTTACGAAGGCCTCACAACAGGAAAGAAGCTACAACCGTCTGTAAAAGTGAAAAGGAGCCTGTATTCAGTGACCCTGACAAACATGATGCTGAAGTAGAAGAACACTGGCCCTTAAGGCTGCTGAGGCTTCACTGgaaccacagcagctctgtggtgCTTATACAGAGAAGTCAGGAAAAGTAAATGAGTTAGGGTTACCCTAACCCCCAACCCCATCCGGAGTTACTAATGTCAGAGTgaagagcacaaacacagacaagttGACGAACTGAAATCAAGTAGACTGATGACTGAAAATTCAGATGTAAATACACAAAACCCGAAATTGTGTGATGGTTTGGTCCAGTAGCTCTGGGTCTGTGTCGGCCCACCCACTGCCTTTACTATAGTCCCTGCATCCAGTCCCAGTGCAGACTGTGGGTCATAGGCAGCACTTCAACACATTGTGCTACACAAAGGTTCAAGAGCTCAGCTGAATGAGTCAACTGAGCTGTCCTTTGTGGTTCCAAAACACTAACAcgtcttttaatgtttgacacAAGTATTATTAATGTGGGAGTTTagcattatttaaaaacaaaggaataccactgaaggtgtgtgtgtgtgtgtgtgtgtgtgtgtgtgtgtgtgtgtgtgtttgtgtgtgtgtgtgtgtgttatatctGCTTAATATAAAATGCTACCATCCCAGGGTAAACCTTTAATATGTGGTATTTATAATGTTTAATGTGATAAATGTCCTCTTTATTACAGGAATTGTTACGTGCTTGATGTATATCATCATTTATAGTagatcattatttttattaacaaaaaccCACCATCAGAAAACAGGCATAAATCATacataaaaagcacatttcatatttggttgttttgttcataaaaataataaattcttAATGTATTTATGTGTCACTGATACCCAGCCCtctcattcatttcattacaaTTGTTATTATATACATGTTGCTCTACGCATACCTACTCAGGTGACTCATGTTCTTTATTTCCAggtgtacatcacagctggtcAGTCGTACCAGCTGGAAGAAAAACTTCGGAAACTTGAGCAAAGTGCCAAAAACCGCTTTGGAGGAACGACAGACTCTGAACTGTCTGAGCTGGAGGACGTGGTGGC carries:
- the mlpha gene encoding melanophilin a isoform X1 produces the protein MERKLDLSRLTDEEAKHIWEVIQRDFSLRKKEEQRLGELKTKIEKEDTKRELLGSQSNLSSSLCIRCLQPFKFLVNSKRQCLDCHMHVCKSCSRYNKKEHGWVCDNCRMTRVLKIGTVGWYHDNIRNRFKRFGSAKVMRSLYKRLNGDSGTGGRDDDTQSMPDVRGHPYNGLEEEHGELEAQRYKVMRKGKRLLSVHPMDFDSEDYLPHSRRASVQHMQEDRYYRNDGDLDMYNHRMSRRKSLDRYGVRADDYGDSRMVRTRSLSKISSSVARQQYVDTSDEEDNLRYAPMYQQPPHRRKNSRASSHENLGQAPPINELNKRMSAIESLLNRLEEKITPAELGSSQSCQNEEEKLRRKLSELAGNLSDKGLSSDDEAGRKPFALGKGQASIKSGSAAALDSVKDKELSSSSDEMPTKAQKRSTAAALCDLTTEVLRTINATEHAMVEYGLPQPVDRPHLVGTDVKQADGAFRELEENVYITAGQSYQLEEKLRKLEQSAKNRFGGTTDSELSELEDVVALTAARVQSAESEVSDIETKLAALSGSGSRKKVSGSHQRKKPPQDFPKTANGAQWKSNNFY
- the mlpha gene encoding melanophilin a isoform X2, whose product is MERKLDLSRLTDEEAKHIWEVIQRDFSLRKKEEQRLGELKTKIEKEDTKRELLGSQSNLSSSLCIRCLQPFKFLVNSKRQCLDCHMHVCKSCSRYNKKEHGWVCDNCRMTRVLKIGTVGWYHDNIRNRFKRFGSAKVMRSLYKRLNGDSGTGGRDDDTQSMPDVRGHPYNGLEEEHGELEAQRYKVMRKGKRLLSVHPMDFDSEDYLPHSRRASVQHMQEDRYYRNDGDLDMYNHRMSRRKSLDRYGVRADDYGDSRMVRTRSLSKISSSVARQQYVDTSDEEDNLRYAPMYQQPPHRRKNSRASSHENLGQAPPINELNKRMSAIESLLNRLEEKITPAELGSSQSCQNEEEKLRRKLSELAGNLSDKGLSSDDEAGRKPFALGKGQASIKSGSAAALDSVKDKELSSSSDEMPTKAQKVYITAGQSYQLEEKLRKLEQSAKNRFGGTTDSELSELEDVVALTAARVQSAESEVSDIETKLAALSGSGSRKKVSGSHQRKKPPQDFPKTANGAQWKSNNFY